ACAAGCAACGTTTAAAATGGGTGGCATAACTTATGAAGGGTATGAAATACAAGGAGATACGTTGATTTTTAAATTCAAGCGAACTGGGGATGTTTTTACTCAGGCAATAGTGAAGAAAGAGGTTAAGGTAGGAATTGAAGATTTTCCTGCTAAAGTTGTTGTGGAGGTTAACACCAACGGAAATATTAAGAGATATGAGGCAGAATTAATTTTTGATGGGGATGACGAAAGAGTATATAAAGCCTCAGAGCTTTGAGTTTGTGTGTCCGTTCTGCGGGTACAGAGCAAGGAGCCTCGAAGAGCTTAAGCAGCATATCTTTGAAAAGCATACCTTTAACAGAGAAGACATCAGAGGTTCACGGTTCATCAAGATCTAAAAATGTGGGGTGCTTAAGAAAGATTAATAACTTCTCATAAGGAACTCTCTGTGGTGGGTGAGATGGAATTTAAAGTTGTAGAGAGAAAGATAGGATGGCACAAAGACTTTGACAGTTCGCATTTTTTGGCTCTGCCTTACGACAGCAAATGTTTGAGAATTCATGGGCATACCTACAACGTCGATGTTGAGATTTGGGGAGACTTAGATGAGAGGGGCATGATTTTTGATTTCAATCACTTAAGCAATCTCATTAAGGAAGTCGATCACCGCATTTTAACGAGCATTAACTGGATCAAGGAAGAGGGTGACTATATAATCATAGCTCGAAATGATAAAGAGCTCAAACTTCCAA
Above is a genomic segment from Thermococcus sp. SY098 containing:
- a CDS encoding 6-carboxytetrahydropterin synthase, with the translated sequence MEFKVVERKIGWHKDFDSSHFLALPYDSKCLRIHGHTYNVDVEIWGDLDERGMIFDFNHLSNLIKEVDHRILTSINWIKEEGDYIIIARNDKELKLPKKEVVIVDAPNVTAELIAEWFAKRIAEKAGKNVKRIKVKVWEDPRSYAEIVLER